GTTGCCTTCGCTGTTTTTCGGTTTTGGGTGGATCCGGTTTATACTACCTCAACCACCCTCTATGTTTATAATTCGGAGAACCGAACGACGGGTGCACTGACGACCGGCGATTTAACGGTGGCGCGCAATATGGTCAGCACTTATGTGGTTCTATTGAAAAGTGATTCTGTGCTCAGCGAAGTAGCCAGACAAACCAATTTAGGATATAGCGCCGCTCAAATCAAAGCCATGATCAGCGCATCTTCCGAAAACAATACGGAAGTCATCAAGGTCATGGTTGAAAACACAAATCCCGAACATGCGCAAATCATCGCCAACACGCTCCTGGCGGTCGGCGCCGAAAAAATTGTCAAAGTCATGAAAGCCGGTTCGGTCGAGGTGATTGATGAAGCAAAACTGCCGACCATACCTTCCGGTCCCAATGTTATGCTCAACACGATCATCGGCGCTCTCCTGGGTCTGATGATTTCGGTGATGGGGATTCTGCTGCTTGAAATGTTTGATACCACCATCAAATCCGAAGAGGATATTAAAGAGATGTTCGATATCCCCGTGGTTGG
Above is a genomic segment from Negativicutes bacterium containing:
- a CDS encoding capsular biosynthesis protein, with product MELDLRKLIAILLEKWWIVLLSVIVGASVAFAVFRFWVDPVYTTSTTLYVYNSENRTTGALTTGDLTVARNMVSTYVVLLKSDSVLSEVARQTNLGYSAAQIKAMISASSENNTEVIKVMVENTNPEHAQIIANTLLAVGAEKIVKVMKAGSVEVIDEAKLPTIPSGPNVMLNTIIGALLGLMISVMGILLLEMFDTTIKSEEDIKEMFDIPVVGVIPTIPANTSGKKGGSQKHE